One window from the genome of Musa acuminata AAA Group cultivar baxijiao chromosome BXJ1-4, Cavendish_Baxijiao_AAA, whole genome shotgun sequence encodes:
- the LOC135672481 gene encoding small ribosomal subunit protein uS12-like gives MGKTHGMGAGRKLKTHRRRQRWADKAYKKSHLGNESKKPFAGSSHAKGIVLEKIGIEAKQPNSAIRKCARVQLIKNGKKIAAFVPNDGCLNFIEEN, from the exons ATGGG GAAGACCCATGGTATGGGAGCTGGGCGCAAGCTCAAAACTCACAGGAGGAGGCAGAGATGGGCAGACAAGGCATACAAGAAAAGTCATCTCGGCAATGAGTCGAAGAAACCCTTTGCTGGTTCCTCACATGCCAAGGGTATTGTCCTTGAGAAGAT AGGTATCGAAGCTAAGCAGCCCAACTCTGCTATACGAAAGTGCGCTAGAGTCCAGCTGATAAAGAATGGCAAGAAAATTGCAGCCTTTGTCCCAAATGATGGTTGCTTGAATTTCATAGAAGAAAATT